Proteins encoded by one window of Aspergillus chevalieri M1 DNA, chromosome 6, nearly complete sequence:
- a CDS encoding sister chromatid cohesion factor PDS5 (BUSCO:EOG09262PMC;~COG:D;~EggNog:ENOG410PFZ5;~InterPro:IPR039776,IPR016024,IPR011989;~go_process: GO:0007064 - mitotic sister chromatid cohesion [Evidence IEA]): protein MPARTRQGPSAATTTATTTTEEQVVGQPEAEETPEEQPRTSSGGLRKLKFNEPITWRVGRAAIPIADLLQRLQTLAQELRKMEQEEVETESLTKVAQELATPQLLGHKDKGVRAWAGCCIVDVLRLCAPDAPFTGNQLKDIFTCIVSSIIPALADPSHPYNAQHIYVLNSLAEVKSVVLMTDLDRPDSLIVPLFTTCFDIVSGSSKASTGEEIAKNVEFDMTRLLVTVIDESPVLAPEVVDVIVAQFLRVDPRALENPSRKGKKQDTPIDAKQGTLLLKDYPSAYNMSKAICQACPDRMTSHISQYFNNVIIDASAGAGANGTKSSRRPNLDDSDEEGEDIKELSKAHRLIRELWRACPEVLQNVVPQLEAELSAESVSLRLLATQTIGDLTAGIGVAGPPPPPPMDPAAYPQVTLMGYAQLTPQTSVLLTPFSPKPFSQTHSSSYESFLSRRLDKNASVRGAWATVVGRILLTSAGGSGLSEGEEQTLINNLATMLRDADEKVRVAAVDAVGIFGLSHVVYKLGLNGGFSSDNSILSILAERVKDRKPQVREHAMKAIARMWAVAAGEIEQNNEQVVSLLNDGPSKIFDAYYTNDPDIHVTIDKVLFEILIPLHYPPIKSKFSRTTSTQSQKQRESQSQASEGDGETDTDKIRARRILTLLAGLNDKAKKVFFAMQARQMSMRTLMTMYLQACEAYNGGVIEKDEAKVKAQLSRMVDALAKAFPDSSRASADLWKFAKVHDRRNYQLFRFAMAAHTDYRTVIKAIKELIRRVQNSNNAALLETLTPLLYRSSSLIFNRSHIPAIMSLSRTDENGLANPAQEMLREISSRNPAVLEAQVQEMCKDLESQAPTEKSSNDAGTEEILKACSGFAKKLPDKLPKDRKFLQALANYALYSSSPRAAKHAVTILIATAEKKEMYVKDLLQKCVSDWTYGSDRFLTKLATLSKLNHLAPREADEEKDAIVSIAIDQILLSNRSPEPDSGYKWPNTVDEETTAKEWALKIIVNRLRAKRSTDDEDAFRAQAEPVYTTLNKLVANEGELSKKKDTPATQKPRLRLAAAKSLLKLCASHSLCDHLLAPQDFNSISLIAQDRIPFVRSGFIEQLKKKLIQNSYLSHRWYIVPCLLAFEPDVNLKDSTLTWLRSRAAYFSQQVQASGKRNEQQMVMESIFSRLLSLLAYHPDYPPADLDESTKLADLTDFARYILFYLSAVGNERNLSLIFHVAQRVKQTRDGITKSDEITTRLHTLSDLAQATIRRFADIYSQQHKFGGASGGTNILQTYPGKMGVSSSLFAPMSSHREAQEVAEKNFLPDDFDDVLDRFVKSVMKPRGGIQGQAKKRKPEHNDANGDSTTKRRKSDTQKPARSARRTSGTTPSKAPKRKKSDEDGWSSDDGGKTRKETSARRRSSRGTATKGVSYADRDSDEDDQEMDDWEGQEDGGDSDEDENEQGGSDAEGQNGEEKEKASKNGDDNDGDKQVEDADAAEEEASPEPAPAPAKSSKGRGKAAATKKGSATSLPTRRSSRR from the exons ATGCCTGCGCGCACCCGTCAAGGTCCCTCGGCCGCGACAACGACGgcaacgacgacgacggaAGAACAAGTCGTGGGCCAGCCCGAAGCCGAAGAAACGCCCGAAGAACAACCAAGAACATCCAGCGGCGGCCTCCGCAAACTCAAATTCAATGAACCGATTACCTGGCGCGTGGGTCGGGCCGCGATCCCCATTGCGGATCTGCTGCAGCGGCTGCAGACGCTCGCGCAGGAGctgaggaagatggagcAGGAGGAGGTTGAGACAGAATCGTTGACCAAGGTTGCTCAGGAGCTGGCGACGCCGCAATTATTGGGGCATAAGGATAAGGGGGTGCGCGCGTGGGCGGGGTGTTGTATTGTGGATGTTTTGAGGCTTTGCGCGCCGGATGCGCCGTTTACAGGGAATCAGCTTAAG GATATCTTCACGTGCATTGTGTCGTCGATTATTCCGGCCCTGGCAGACCCGTCGCATCCTTACAATGCTCAGCATATCTACGTCTTGAATTCTCTTGCGGAAGTGAAGAGTGTGGTGCTCATGACAGATCTCGACCGCCCAGATTCGTTGATTGTGCCGCTTTTTACCACCTGCTTTGATATCGTCTCGGGTTCGTCCAAGGCGTCTACGGGAGAAGAGATCGCTAAAAACGTGGAATTCGATATGACGCGCCTCCTTGTGACGGTTATCGATGAGTCACCTGTTCTAGCGCCTGAGGTGGTGGATGTTATTGTGGCCCAGTTCCTTCGCGTGGATCCCCGTGCGCTCGAGAACCCCAgcaggaaaggaaagaagcagGATACGCCGATTGACGCTAAGCAGGGCACACTGCTGTTGAAGGATTACCCATCTGCCTACAACATGTCCAAGGCAATCTGTCAAGCCTGTCCGGATCGCATGACGAGCCATATCAGTCAGTATTTCAACAACGTTATTATCGATGCTTCGGCTGGCGCTGGTGCGAACGGTACAAAATCGAGTCGGAGACCCAACCTCGATGATTCCGACGAAGAAGGGGAGGACATTAAGGAGTTGAGCAAAGCACATCGTCTGATCCGCGAGCTCTGGAGAGCGTGCCCGGAGGTACTACAAAACGTGGTCCCGCAGTTGGAGGCAGAACTTTCAGCAGAGTCAGTATCCCTACGTCTGTTAGCCACGCAGACTATCGGTGACCTTACAGCGGGCATCGGGGTTGCTGGTCCCCCCCCTCCGCCTCCAATGGATCCAGCTGCATATCCTCAGGTGACCTTAATGGGGTATGCGCAATTGACTCCTCAGACCAGCGTCCTTCTCACACCTTTTTCTCCTAAGCCATTTTCTCAGACCCACTCGTCCTCCTATGAGAGCTTTTTGAGCCGGCGTCTCGACAAGAATGCTTCCGTCCGGGGAGCTTGGGCAACCGTTGTGGGACGGATTTTGTTAACATCTGCCGGTGGTTCGGGTTTAAGTGAGGGCGAGGAGCAGACGCTAATCAATAACCTGGCAACGATGCTTCGTGACGCTGATGAGAAGGTCCGTGTGGCAGCCGTGGATGCTGTTGGCATCTTTGGTCTTTCTCATGTGGTCTACAAGCTGGGACTCAACGGAGGTTTTTCATCCGATAACTCGATCCTGTCGATCCTCGCAGAACGAGTGAAGGACCGGAAACCTCAGGTGCGGGAACATGCGATGAAGGCAATCGCTCGAATGTGGGCCGTTGCGGCGGGCGAGATCGAGCAGAACAATGAGCAAGTGGTCTCTCTGCTGAATGATGGACCGTCGAAGATCTTTGATGCTTATTACACCAATGACCCGGATATCCATGTCACGATTGATAAGGTGCTTTTTGAGATCCTCATCCCGCTTCACTACCCTCCTATCAAATCTAAGTTTTCGCGGACTACTTCGACCCAGTCGCAAAAGCAAAGAGAATCACAGTCGCAGGCTTCAGAGGGCGACGGCGAAACCGATACTGATAAGATTCGAGCTCGTCGCATTCTTACATTGCTCGCGGGATTGAATGACAAGGCGAAGAAGGTCTTTTTCGCGATGCAGGCTAGACAGATGTCTATGAGGACGCTCATGACAATGTACCTCCAAGCCTGTGAGGCCTATAATGGCGGCGTGATTGAAAAAGACGAAGCAAAGGTCAAGGCTCAACTCAGCCGGATGGTCGATGCCCTGGCAAAGGCCTTCCCCGACTCATCGCGGGCGTCGGCAGATCTGTGGAAATTCGCCAAGGTGCACGACCGGCGGAACTATCAGCTGTTCCGCTTTGCCATGGCTGCGCACACTGACTACCGCACTGTCATCAAGGCGATTAAGGAGCTGATAAGGAGAGTTCAGAATTCAAACAATGCTGCTCTCCTCGAGACTCTGACGCCGCTCTTATACCGCAGCAGTTCTCTTATCTTCAACAGGAGCCACATCCCCGCGATTATGAGCCTTTCGAGGACGGACGAGAATGGGCTGGCAAACCCGGCACAGGAGATGCTCAGGGAAATCTCGTCGCGCAATCCTGCAGTACTCGAAGCACAAGTCCAGGAGATGTGTAAGGATTTGGAGTCACAAGCGCCGACGGAGAAATCAAGCAACGATGCTGGTACGGAGGAAATTCTCAAGGCCTGTTCTGGGTTTGCGAAGAAGCTTCCCGATAAGCTTCCTAAAGATCGTAAGTTCTTGCAGGCTTTGGCAAACTATGCACTTTACAGCTCGTCGCCTCGTGCTGCCAAGCATGCTGTTACTATTCTCATAGCAACCGCGGAGAAAAAGGAGATGTATGTGAAGGACTTGCTGCAGAAGTGCGTCTCAGACTGGACCTACGGCTCTGATAGATTCCTCACCAAGTTGGCTACCTTGTCCAAGTTGAACCACCTTGCCCCTCGGGAAGCggatgaggagaaggatgCTATCGTCTCGATTGCTATTGACCAGATTCTCCTTTCGAATCGGTCTCCAGAACCAGATTCTGGTTATAAATGGCCTAATACCGTTGACGAGGAAACTACCGCCAAGGAGTGGGCGCTGAAAATTATTGTCAACCGTCTCCGGGCCAAGAGGAGcaccgatgatgaagatgcttTCCGTGCGCAGGCAGAGCCTGTTTATACCACATTAAACAAGCTGGTCGCTAATGAGGGTGAGCTgtccaagaagaaggacacgCCAGCCACGCAAAAGCCACGATTACGTTTGGCGGCTGCCAAGTCGTTGCTCAAGCTCTGTGCATCTCACAGTCTTTGCGATCACCTTCTTGCCCCTCAAGACTTCAACTCGATTTCACTAATCGCTCAGGATCGGATCCCGTTCGTGAGAAGTGGGTTTATCGAACAGCTTAAGAAGAAGCTTATCCAGAACTCCTACCTAAGCCACCGCTGGTATATTGTTCCGTGCCTGCTTGCTTTCGAACCAGATGTGAACCTGAAAGACAGCACCCTCACCTGGCTGCGGTCTCGCGCGGCGTACTTCTCGCAGCAGGTACAAGCCAGTGGAAAGAGGAATGAGCAGCAGATGGTCATGGAGTCTATTTTCTCCCGCCTCTTGTCTCTTCTTGCTTATCACCCTGACTACCCGCCTGCGGATCTCGACGAGTCGACAAAACTCGCTGATCTTACCGATTTCGCACGCTACATCCTCTTCTACCTCTCCGCCGTTGGCAACGAGCGGAATCTATCGCTGATTTTCCACGTCGCTCAGCGCGTCAAGCAAACGCGGGACGGCATCACCAAATCCGACGAGATCACAACCCGTCTCCACACCCTCTCCGACCTAGCCCAAGCAACCATCCGCCGCTTCGCCGACATCTATTCCCAACAGCACAAATTCGGCGGAGCAAGCGGCGGCACCAACATCCTCCAAACGTACCCGGGCAAGATGGGCGTGTCCAGCTCTCTCTTCGCGCCAATGAGCAGCCACCGCGAAGCGCAGGAAGTAGCAGAGAAGAACTTCCTCCCCGATGATTTCGACGACGTGCTCGACCGGTTCGTGAAGTCCGTCATGAAGCCACGGGGTGGTATCCAGGGCCAGGCTAAGAAGAGGAAACCCGAGCATAACGATGCGAATGGGGACTCTACCACGAAGAGGAGAAAGTCGGATACCCAGAAACCGGCACGATCTGCCCGGAGGACGTCTGGTACTACACCGTCCAAGGCGCCTAAGCGGAAGAAGAGCGATGAAGATGGATGGTCTTCTGATGATGGTGGAAAGACTAGGAAGGAGACGTCTGCTCGGAGACGGAGTAGCCGGGGGACTGCTACTAAGGGGGTCAGTTATGCTGATCGGGATAGCGATGAAGATGATCAGGAGATGGATGATTGGGAGGGGCAAGAAGATGGAGGCGATAgtgacgaggacgagaacGAGCAAGGTGGCAGTGATGCCGAAGGACAAAACggagaggaaaaagagaaggcaTCTAAAAACGGTGATGACAATGACGGTGATAAGCAAGTGGAAGACGCCGACGCTGCTGAGGAAGAGGCATCACCTGAACCTGCACCTGCACCGGCGAAGTCTTCGAAGGGACGAGGGAAAGCTGCGGCAACTAAGAAGGGTAGTGCGACGAGTTTACCGACGAGGAGATCGTCTCGACGGTGA
- a CDS encoding uncharacterized protein (COG:T;~EggNog:ENOG410PWY4;~InterPro:IPR023485,IPR036196;~PFAM:PF01451): protein MVHKPTVLFLCIHNAGRSQITAAYLTHLTNDNTIQVHSTGSAPVPSINPIVMQAIMKKESTSRVRDPKLLTHETVEECDVVTMGCGDACPYFSGKGYVDWRINYPAGQGIEGVRRVRGEIQGRVEGLIEKLRALGEVE from the coding sequence ATGGTTCACAAACCCaccgtcctcttcctctgcaTCCACAACGCCGGCCGCTCCCAAATAACCGCAGCCTACCTCACCCACCTCACCAATGACAATACCATCCAAGTGCACTCCACCGGCTCCGCCCCAGTGCCCTCCATAAACCCGATTGTCATGCAGGCCATCATGAAGAAGGAATCGACCTCTCGAGTCAGAGACCCGAAGCTCCTTACGCACGAAACGGTCGAGGAATGTGATGTTGTTACTATGGGCTGCGGAGATGCTTGTCCTTATTTCTCGGGGAAGGGATATGTTGACTGGCGGATTAATTACCCTGCCGGGCAGGGGATTGAGGGTGTTAGGCGTGTGAGGGGTGAGATTCAGGGGAGGGTCGAGGGGCTTATTGAAAAGTTGCGGGCTTTGGGCGAGGTAGAGTGA
- the RPL43 gene encoding 60S ribosomal protein eL43 (COG:J;~EggNog:ENOG410PQ1G;~InterPro:IPR002674,IPR011332,IPR011331;~PFAM:PF01780;~go_component: GO:0005840 - ribosome [Evidence IEA];~go_function: GO:0003735 - structural constituent of ribosome [Evidence IEA];~go_process: GO:0006412 - translation [Evidence IEA]): protein MTKRTKKVGITGKYGTRYGASLRKQVKKMEIQQHARYVCTFCGKNTVKRKAVGIWECKGCNKTTAGGAYTVSTPAAAATRSTIRRLREIAEV from the exons ATGACGAAGCGCACCAAGA AGGTCGGAATCACGGGTAAATATGGTACCAG ATACGGTGCCTCCCTGCGTAAGCaggtgaagaagatggaaaTCCAGCAGCACGCCCGCTACGTCTGCACCTTCTGCGGAAAGAACACCGTCAAGCGCAAGGCTGTTGGTATCTGGGAGTGCAAGGGTTGCAACAAGACTACCGCTGGTGGTGCCTACACTGTCTC GACACCCGCCGCCGCTGCCACCCGCTCGACCATCCGTCGTCTCAGAGAAATCGCGGAGGTTTAA
- a CDS encoding putative PHD and RING finger domain protein (COG:O;~EggNog:ENOG410QD8E;~InterPro:IPR001841,IPR019787,IPR011011,IPR001965, IPR013083;~PFAM:PF00097,PF00628,PF13639) has product MVTATASSTGRSRCPPRLFCVRLDSRSTFKKPGCFLPTPFSLLFSRPYFCPSLPPSPFILSSPRCSSCLLSPPLQTTSARIFLSMSDTCIVCLGDLGESASSDPRTITPEPAPRLDLEGKDNSNDVIEADNLSDGNEDPGQIAQLLPCGHILHNNCLKPWVERANSCPICRRSFNVVQLSACPGGPIQSSYAVEDRVQVPDIDPSMIVDYVDDDVADFQPCPICGDSDNEELLLLCDCCDVPSHTYCVGLDAVPSTPWFCNQCEEQGAVGVFADSSVISPRGQDRRGRRTRAQLRRLQTRNHMNSLHWARVWQSVWDHLNLDLDFPFDDDRAAQRALQQQRREEANQREFRAWQRRFEVAERQGASHRFRDTAALLDIDAPRPSRPRAPREPTPEPESLEEMRAWNAFERAREIENDPSAARKRKEPTLSPSPEPTEPERKLKRPRTRRPQELAALASQNGESSRTASAQATARINAEPSNEPSFLQSLLKEVEEASTPGGTTISYGPSGQITKVDHATSGPSSPSLSPAPSNQSSPCLSTASPPPYTRSRPMSPLQLSSPAGPSSPPFSPDVSPSTSRNNDLPEPTPPRTDAGRSRSRIPRAAQELLKARSLSNSPTRPGPSMGVKSDIQRLVGKALKPYYRRDYVSKDEYTDINRNISRKLYERAGESETLDDDAKADFATVAKEEVQRAIATLRKQKQKDESSVDGSS; this is encoded by the exons ATGGTCACCGCCACGGCGTCATCCACTGGCCGGTCACGTTGCCCGCCCAGACTGTTTTGCGTTAGACTGGATTCACGCTCCACCTTCAAAAAGCCCGGCTGCTTTCTCCCCACAcccttctctctcctcttctctcggCCTTATTTCTGCCCTTCccttcctccctctcctttTATTCTCTCTTCGCCTCGTTGCTCTTCATGCCTCCTTTCACCTCCTCTGCAGACAACCTCGGCTCGTATCTTTCTGTCAATGTCCGACACCTGTATTGTCTGTTTAGGAGACCTTGGCGAAAGCGCCAGCAGCGATCCTCGTACCATCACCCCAGAACCAGCGCCAAGACTTGATCTCGAAGGGAAGGACAATTCCAACGATGTGATCGAGGCGGACAATCTTAGCGATGGTAATGAGGATCCTGGTCAGATCGCCCAGTTGCTCCCTTGCGGGCATATCCTGCACAACAACTGTTTGAAGCCGTGGGTCGAACGTGCCAACAGTTGTCCGATATGTCGTCGCAGCTTCAATGTCGTGCAGCTGAGTGCCTGTCCGGGAG GTCCCATCCAATCGTCCTACGCCGTCGAGGACCGAGTCCAAGTCCCCGATATCGATCCCTCGATGATTGTCGATTATGTCGACGACGATGTTGCCGACTTCCAGCCTTGTCCGATCTGTGGAGACTCTGATAATGAAGAGCTGTTGCTTCTCTGCGATTGCTGTGATGTCCCTTCCCACACCTACTGTGTCGGGCTCGATGCCGTACCATCGACCCCATGGTTCTGCAATCAGTGTGAAGAACAGGGCGCTGTCGGTGTCTTTGCTGATTCGTCAGTAATATCGCCACGAGGACAGGACCGTCGAGGTCGTCGCACGAGGGCACAGCTCCGGAGGCTGCAGACCAGGAACCACATGAACTCCCTTCACTGGGCACGTGTATGGCAGTCTGTCTGGGACCATCTCAACTTGGACCTCGATTTCCCGTTTGATGACGACAGGGCTGCACAACGCGCTCTACAGCAACAGCGAAGGGAGGAGGCCAACCAACGAGAGTTTCGAGCATGGCAGCGTCGGTTCGAGGTTGCAGAACGTCAAGGTGCTAGCCACCGATTTAGAGACACTGCTGCTCTTCTCGATATCGATGCTCCGCGACCTTCTCGGCCCCGCGCGCCCCGGGAACCTACCCCCGAACCTGAGTCTTTAGAGGAGATGAGGGCGTGGAACGCCTTCGAACGCGCCCGCGAGATTGAAAACGATCCAAGTGCGGCGAGGAAGCGAAAAGAGCCTACGCTGTCTCCTTCACCTGAGCCCACTGAACCCGAACGGAAACTCAAACGTCCACGCACCCGTAGACCGCAAGAGCTGGCAGCCTTGGCGTCACAAAATGGCGAGTCTTCGAGGACTGCCAGTGCGCAAGCGACTGCTCGAATCAACGCCGAACCTTCGAACGAACCCAGTTTCCTACAATCACTTCtgaaggaggttgaggaagcCTCCACTCCAGGCGGTACTACTATCTCTTATGGACCGTCTGGTCAGATCACCAAGGTCGATCATGCCACATCCGGACCATCCTCACCATCCCTTTCGCCTGCCCCCTCCAACCAGTCATCCCCTTGTTTATCTACTGCCAGCCCACCACCATATACCCGGAGCCGGCCCATGTCGCCGCTCCAACTCTCCTCCCCCGCTGGCCCTTCATCTCCACCATTCTCGCCGGATGTCTCCCCGTCCACTTCCAGAAACAATGATCTACCCGAGCCGACTCCTCCTCGCACAGACGCTGGCCGATCCCGCTCGCGGATACCACGGGCAGCGCAGGAACTACTGAAAGCAAGGTCGCTAAGCAATTCGCCAACTCGCCCCGGCCCATCCATGGGTGTGAAGTCGGACATCCAGAGGCTTGTAGGAAAGGCATTGAAGCCGTACTATCGTCGGGACTACGTTTCGAAGGATGAGTATACGGACATCAATCGAAACATCTCGCGAAAGTTGTACGAACGAGCGGGGGAATCGGAAACGCTCGACGACGATGCGAAAGCAGATTTTGCAACAGTTGCGAAAGAAGAAGTGCAGAGAGCAATTGCGACCTTGAggaagcaaaagcaaaaggaCGAATCCAGTGTGGATGGTAGTTCATGA
- the MRR1 gene encoding MFS transporter (COG:G;~EggNog:ENOG410PFTW;~InterPro:IPR020846,IPR011701,IPR036259;~PFAM:PF07690,PF00083;~TransMembrane:12 (i68-93o105-123i135-153o165-186i193-216o228-252i296-320o340-360i381-400o412-438i450-468o474-496i);~go_function: GO:0022857 - transmembrane transporter activity [Evidence IEA];~go_process: GO:0055085 - transmembrane transport [Evidence IEA]), whose translation MPSSEEVPKTSESAQTAQQHDGDQDPEKDAMKDDEKPKDEPASDPNLVGWDGPDDPENPHNMPLWRKWLLTMTMSSMTMWMTFASSVFSTATAVTAEEFNVSTEVMTLATSLVVFGFAVGPLVWSPLSELYGRRLPLFLGYTIFAIFQVPVAVAQNLETILVCRFFVGVFGCSPVAVVGGALADFWNPVDRAVAIAMFSAATFVGPALGPIVGGFITQSYLGWRWTAWITLIASAAFGVFGFFVIPETYAPVLHQRRAARLRQETGNWALHAVLDENRPTMKDIVWKYLLRPVQMLFLEPILMLITIYLAVIYGILYLFFEAFPVSFQEVRGWTNEGVAGLPFIGILVGVLFGVAFLIWQTKTRFARKLEKHGKVIPEERLVPMMVASVLLPAGLFWFGWTSNPHVSWVPQVIASVPIGMGILVIFMQGLNYIIDVYLMFANSAIAANTLIRSTLGGAFPLFAVQMYHNLGVNWASSLLGFITAAMIPIPIFFFFYGARIRAMSKYTPKL comes from the exons ATGCCCTCCTCGGAGGAGGTCCCCAAGACCTCCGAGTCTGCCCAAACAGCACAACAACATGACGGCGATCAAGACCCAGAGAAAGACGCCATGAAAGATGACGAGAAGCCAAAGGACGAGCCCGCAAGCGACCCCAACCTCGTGGGCTGGGATGGCCCCGACGACCCAGAGAACCCTCATAACATGCCGCTCTGGCGCAAGTGGCTGCTCACCATGACCATGTCCTCCATGACCATGTGGATGACCTTCGCGAGTAGTGTCTTCTCGACGGCGACTGCGGTGACGGCCGAGGAGTTCAATGTCTCGACTGAGGTTATGACGTTGGCGACTAGTTTGGTGGTCTTTGGGTTTGCTGTTGGTCCGCTTGTTTGGTCGCCGCTGTCTGAGTTGTACGGACGCAGGTTGCCGCTGTTCTTGGGTTATACCATTTTTGCTATCTTCCAGGTTCCTGTTGCTGTGGCTCAGAATCTGGAGACTATCTTGGTGTGCCGATTCTTTGTTGGTGTGTTTGGTTGCTCGCCGGTGgctgttgttggtggtgCTTTGGCGGACTTTTGGAATCCTGTGGATCGTGCTGTGGCTATTGCTATGTTCTCTGCGGCCACGTTCGTTGGTCCTGCTCTTG GTCCCATTGTCGGTGGATTCATCACCCAATCGTACCTCGGCTGGCGGTGGACAGCTTGGATCACCTTGATTGCTTCGGCAGCTTTTGGTGTCTTTGGTTTCTTTGTCATTCCTGAAACCTATGCACCCGTTCTTCACCAGCGCCGCGCCGCCCGCCTTCGCCAGGAAACCGGAAACTGGGCTCTGCACGCCGTCCTCGACGAGAACCGGCCGACAATGAAGGACATCGTCTGGAAGTACCTCCTGCGTCCGGTGCAAATGCTCTTCCTCGAACCGATCCTGATGCTCATCACTATCTACCTCGCTGTCATCTACGGTATCCTGTATCTGTTCTTCGAAGCCTTCCCCGTTTCATTCCAGGAAGTCCGCGGCTGGACGAACGAAGGTGTCGCCGGATTGCCCTTTATCGGAATTCTGGTCGGAGTGCTCTTCGGCGTCGCATTCCTCATCTGGCAAACCAAGACCCGTTTCGCTCGCAAACTCGAGAAACACGGCAAAGTCATCCCCGAAGAACGTCTGGTCCCCATGATGGTCGCCTCCGTCCTCCTCCCCGCCGGTCTGTTCTGGTTCGGCTGGACCTCGAACCCGCACGTCAGCTGGGTGCCGCAGGTAATCGCCAGTGTGCCGATCGGTATGGGTATCCTGGTTATCTTCATGCAGGGCCTCAACTACATCATCGATGTGTATCTAATGTTTGCCAATTCTGCGATTGCGGCGAACACGCTTATCCGGAGTACCCTTGGTGGTGCGTTCCCGCTCTTCGCTGTCCAGATGTATCACAATTTGGGGGTGAACTGGGCGTCGAGTTTGCTCGGGTTCATTACTGCTGCTATGATTCCGATTCcgattttcttcttcttttatGGAGCCAGGATTCGGGCTATGAGCAAGTATACGCCTAAGCTGTGA